A window of the Vigna angularis cultivar LongXiaoDou No.4 chromosome 3, ASM1680809v1, whole genome shotgun sequence genome harbors these coding sequences:
- the LOC108325562 gene encoding uncharacterized protein LOC108325562 isoform X1, producing the protein MTALHYSLGFKILRKMNKTNFTRLFHSTHHLQRKAHTFRESRCNDHSRRFGRLRAKQTLLRDVNAYAQFMFQSGKEDVDEDDPSPSQGPSWFRKHSGRHWNGKQRSKHRFRRGHEFCKDDFDVETGFRSSFGGNGSFYWSFINEENRQKRSGGFSNNRKSQKWRHQSENEYGKSTKAESDCSHSDVVSYRLALGLSDSGPLKLEDVKNAYRISALKWHPDRHQGFSKVIAEERFKHCSAAYQSLCDKLTLY; encoded by the exons ATGACAGCATTGCATTACTCTCTAGG TTTCAAGATTCTGAGAAAAATGAACAAGACCAACTTCACCAGACTCTTTCATTCCACTCATCACTTGCAACGCAAAGCTCACACCTTTCGGGAATCC AGATGCAACGATCACTCGAGAAGATTCGGAAGACTTCGTGCCAAACAAACACTTCTCCGCGATGTCAATGCTTACGCGCAATTCATGTTTCAG AGTGGGAAAGAAGATGTTGATGAGGATGATCCTTCTCCCAGTCAAGGCCCGTCTTGGTTCAGAAAACACTCTGGAAGGCACTGGAATGGCAAACAAAGATCAAAACATCGGTTCAGAA GAGGTCATGAATTTTGCaaagatgattttgatgttGAGACTGGTTTTCGCTCTTCCTTCGGTGGCAATGGATCTTTCTATTGGTCCTTTATAAATGAGGAAAATCGTCAGAAGAGGTCAGGAGGTTTTTCTAATAACAGGAAATCTCAGAAGTGGAGACATCAAAGTGAAAATGAATATGGCAAATCAACCAAAGCAGAGTCTGATTGTTCACACTCAGATGTAGTTTCATATAGATTAGCCCTTGGATTGAGTGATTCTGGCCCTCTGAAACTTGAAGATGTGAAAAATGC GTACCGTATATCTGCTTTAAAGTGGCATCCAGATCGTCATCAAGGCTTTTCTAAG GTTATAGCAGAGGAAAGGTTCAAGCATTGCAGTGCTGCTTATCAATCTTTGTGTGATAAACTGACCTTGTATTAG
- the LOC108325562 gene encoding uncharacterized protein LOC108325562 isoform X2, with amino-acid sequence MNKTNFTRLFHSTHHLQRKAHTFRESRCNDHSRRFGRLRAKQTLLRDVNAYAQFMFQSGKEDVDEDDPSPSQGPSWFRKHSGRHWNGKQRSKHRFRRGHEFCKDDFDVETGFRSSFGGNGSFYWSFINEENRQKRSGGFSNNRKSQKWRHQSENEYGKSTKAESDCSHSDVVSYRLALGLSDSGPLKLEDVKNAYRISALKWHPDRHQGFSKVIAEERFKHCSAAYQSLCDKLTLY; translated from the exons ATGAACAAGACCAACTTCACCAGACTCTTTCATTCCACTCATCACTTGCAACGCAAAGCTCACACCTTTCGGGAATCC AGATGCAACGATCACTCGAGAAGATTCGGAAGACTTCGTGCCAAACAAACACTTCTCCGCGATGTCAATGCTTACGCGCAATTCATGTTTCAG AGTGGGAAAGAAGATGTTGATGAGGATGATCCTTCTCCCAGTCAAGGCCCGTCTTGGTTCAGAAAACACTCTGGAAGGCACTGGAATGGCAAACAAAGATCAAAACATCGGTTCAGAA GAGGTCATGAATTTTGCaaagatgattttgatgttGAGACTGGTTTTCGCTCTTCCTTCGGTGGCAATGGATCTTTCTATTGGTCCTTTATAAATGAGGAAAATCGTCAGAAGAGGTCAGGAGGTTTTTCTAATAACAGGAAATCTCAGAAGTGGAGACATCAAAGTGAAAATGAATATGGCAAATCAACCAAAGCAGAGTCTGATTGTTCACACTCAGATGTAGTTTCATATAGATTAGCCCTTGGATTGAGTGATTCTGGCCCTCTGAAACTTGAAGATGTGAAAAATGC GTACCGTATATCTGCTTTAAAGTGGCATCCAGATCGTCATCAAGGCTTTTCTAAG GTTATAGCAGAGGAAAGGTTCAAGCATTGCAGTGCTGCTTATCAATCTTTGTGTGATAAACTGACCTTGTATTAG